A genomic region of Mycolicibacterium poriferae contains the following coding sequences:
- a CDS encoding DUF3817 domain-containing protein: MANQSSAYDLRSAAGWFRLIALAEAASWIGLLIGMYFKYLGSPQTEIGVKVFGPIHGGVFVAFLVAAVVVGLSHRWTAVTWLLALLGSIVPLGSVIFLIWADRTGRIGAPTSAAGVAQPGRTVPETT, from the coding sequence ATGGCGAACCAATCAAGCGCTTACGACCTCCGCAGTGCGGCGGGGTGGTTCCGGCTGATCGCGTTGGCGGAGGCGGCCAGCTGGATCGGCCTGCTGATCGGGATGTACTTCAAATACCTCGGCTCACCACAGACCGAGATCGGCGTGAAGGTGTTCGGGCCCATCCACGGAGGTGTCTTCGTGGCGTTCCTGGTGGCCGCCGTGGTCGTCGGGCTGTCGCACCGCTGGACCGCGGTGACATGGTTGCTGGCGTTGCTGGGCAGCATCGTGCCATTGGGCAGTGTGATCTTCCTCATATGGGCCGATCGGACCGGCCGGATCGGAGCTCCGACGTCGGCGGCGGGTGTCGCGCAGCCGGGTCGGACGGTCCCCGAAACGACGTGA
- a CDS encoding tetratricopeptide repeat protein: MTRPGPRISPAMAGAVDLSALKQRAATTEGAASGPPAGPGGVEITEANLEAEVLVRSNEVPVVVLLWSPRSDASVQLGDVLAGLSAQDGPKWALTTVNVDTVPRVAQMFGVQAIPTVVALAAGQPLSSFQGMQPPEQLRRWVDSLLEATAGKLSGTGDAEAPEQVDPEVEQARTFLDSGDFDAARSAYQKILDANPNHAEAKGAVRQIAFLQRATAHRRDAVAVADAAPEDIDAAFAAADVEILEQHVEAAFARLTGLVKRTTGDDRTAVRTRLIELFDLFDPADPAVIAGRRDLASALY; the protein is encoded by the coding sequence GTGACTCGTCCTGGACCCCGAATCTCGCCTGCCATGGCGGGCGCAGTGGATCTGTCGGCACTCAAACAGCGGGCGGCGACCACCGAGGGCGCCGCATCCGGTCCGCCCGCGGGCCCCGGCGGAGTGGAGATCACCGAGGCCAACCTGGAAGCCGAGGTGCTGGTCCGCTCCAACGAGGTTCCGGTGGTCGTGCTGCTGTGGTCCCCGCGCAGCGACGCCAGTGTCCAGCTCGGCGACGTCCTGGCGGGCCTGTCCGCGCAGGACGGGCCGAAGTGGGCGTTGACCACCGTCAATGTCGACACGGTGCCCCGGGTCGCCCAGATGTTCGGCGTGCAGGCCATCCCGACCGTCGTGGCGCTGGCCGCCGGACAGCCGCTGTCCAGCTTCCAGGGGATGCAACCGCCCGAGCAGCTCCGCCGCTGGGTCGATTCACTGCTCGAGGCCACCGCGGGCAAGCTGAGCGGCACCGGTGACGCCGAGGCTCCCGAACAGGTCGATCCCGAAGTGGAACAGGCGCGGACGTTCCTCGACAGCGGCGACTTCGACGCCGCCCGAAGCGCCTATCAGAAGATCCTGGACGCCAACCCGAATCATGCCGAGGCCAAGGGCGCGGTCCGCCAGATCGCCTTCCTGCAGCGCGCCACCGCCCATCGGCGCGACGCCGTCGCGGTGGCCGACGCGGCCCCCGAGGACATCGACGCGGCGTTCGCCGCGGCCGACGTCGAGATCCTCGAACAGCACGTCGAGGCGGCGTTCGCCCGGCTGACCGGTCTGGTCAAACGCACGACGGGAGACGACCGAACCGCGGTGCGCACCCGGCTGATCGAATTGTTCGATCTGTTCGATCCCGCCGACCCCGCGGTGATCGCCGGGCGGCGCGACCTGGCCAGCGCGCTGTACTGA
- a CDS encoding acetyl-CoA C-acetyltransferase — protein sequence MTTSVIVAGARTPVGKLMGSLKDFSGSDLGAVAIAGALDKAQVPASAVEYVIMGQVLTAGAGQMPARQAAVAAGIGWDVASLTINKMCLSGIDAIALADQLIRAGEFDVVVAGGQESMTQAPHLLMNSRSGYKYGDVTALDHMAYDGLHDVFTDQPMGALTEQRNDTDRFTRAQQDEFAASSHQKAARAWKDGVFADEVVPVKIPQRKGDPVEFTEDEGVRADTTAESLSGLRPAFRKDGTITAGSASQISDGACAVVVMNKAKAEEMGVAWLCEIGAHGVVAGPDSTLQSQPANAIKKAIAKEGISVDDLDVIEINEAFAAVALASTKELGLDEATVEAKVNTDGGAIAIGHPIGMSGARITLHAALELARKGSGYAVAALCGAGGQGDALVLRRP from the coding sequence ATGACGACGTCGGTGATCGTTGCTGGAGCCCGGACGCCGGTAGGCAAGCTGATGGGGTCACTGAAGGACTTCTCCGGCAGCGACCTGGGTGCGGTGGCCATCGCCGGTGCGTTGGACAAAGCACAGGTGCCCGCCTCGGCGGTGGAGTACGTGATCATGGGCCAGGTGTTGACCGCCGGCGCCGGGCAGATGCCCGCGCGCCAGGCCGCGGTGGCCGCCGGCATCGGCTGGGATGTCGCCTCGCTGACGATCAACAAGATGTGTCTGTCGGGGATCGACGCGATCGCGCTGGCCGATCAGCTGATCCGCGCGGGTGAGTTCGACGTCGTCGTCGCCGGCGGGCAGGAGTCCATGACCCAGGCCCCGCACCTGTTGATGAACAGCCGCTCCGGCTACAAGTACGGCGATGTGACCGCGCTGGACCACATGGCCTACGACGGTCTGCACGACGTGTTCACCGACCAGCCGATGGGTGCGCTGACTGAACAGCGCAATGACACCGACCGGTTCACCCGTGCCCAGCAGGACGAGTTCGCCGCGTCGTCGCACCAGAAGGCCGCCCGCGCCTGGAAGGACGGGGTGTTCGCCGATGAGGTGGTGCCGGTGAAGATCCCGCAGCGCAAGGGCGATCCGGTGGAGTTCACCGAGGACGAGGGCGTTCGCGCCGACACCACCGCGGAGTCGCTGTCCGGCCTGCGCCCGGCGTTCCGCAAGGACGGCACCATCACCGCGGGCTCGGCATCCCAGATCTCCGACGGCGCCTGCGCGGTCGTGGTGATGAACAAGGCCAAGGCCGAGGAGATGGGCGTGGCGTGGCTGTGTGAGATCGGCGCCCACGGGGTCGTCGCCGGTCCGGACTCCACGCTGCAGAGCCAGCCCGCCAACGCGATCAAGAAGGCGATCGCCAAGGAAGGCATCTCGGTCGACGATCTCGACGTCATCGAGATCAACGAGGCGTTCGCCGCGGTCGCGCTGGCCTCGACCAAGGAACTGGGCCTCGACGAGGCCACGGTCGAGGCGAAGGTCAACACCGACGGTGGAGCCATCGCGATCGGGCATCCGATCGGGATGTCGGGCGCACGCATCACGCTGCACGCCGCGCTGGAGCTGGCGCGGAAGGGCTCCGGGTATGCCGTCGCCGCGCTGTGCGGCGCCGGTGGCCAGGGCGACGCGCTGGTGCTCCGCCGGCCCTGA